In Zingiber officinale cultivar Zhangliang chromosome 1A, Zo_v1.1, whole genome shotgun sequence, a genomic segment contains:
- the LOC122007999 gene encoding probable basic-leucine zipper transcription factor I translates to MKPQGISEEDIKLRAFPFSLTGVAKDWLYYLPPGYITSWIDMKKAFLEKFFPASRTAIIRKSICGIQQVVGETLYDYWERFKKLCSSCPQHQISEQLLVQYFYEGLLPMDRSMIDAAAGGALVNKTPEQARELISNMAENSQQFGSRALTTRGVGEVQMVSNEQKEIRSSLLELTSLVKQLALNNANQASILPSTQFPYQSKGVCGICSSQDHNSELCPNLHQDESVAAFSRAQFPQKYDPHSSTYNPGWRDHPNFKYSNSFYRQPFSNQQFSHTSSNFQQPQQSFQQQNQPFQQYYQPANQFQQQFQPFQQFPNQNQQWQFQNQGVQQGQNAIQNALPAPSRLSLTQGSSNNSSNSDSQQKMDDLLQQILQQQQLFLQQQQHQQRTDSALQNLERQISQLATNLNQMQAQGSSKLPSQTMPNPKNVSSLTLRSGRTITEPMKNIPIGSDFVAPASDSQSPDLVPRKLNSESTQPVQNSGRNTAEQISTDFGSAEQNDAQSAPISAQNVEKESQQQGTEISAPLPFPQRRIQQKKHVEEEKAREFQELVNLFSKVEVNVPLLTMIEQVPKYAKFLKDVCVHKKKLKGNELVSMGKNVSALIRPIPQKCDDPGVFTVPCTIGNYVFVDAMLDLGASINVMPKSVFLSLGIGPLQPTGVVIQLANRSQAHPTGVIENVLVKVSDLIFPADFYILDMEGDVLMNRAPIILGRPFLKTARTKIDVHAGTLSMEIADVVVQFSIFDTMQQKKSHSILSVYKSEWLDTMNFVDEDCEEIVSDSDELGCKSKHSGGCSDNREIVEVRSDCGQTTVDESISVGDCKE, encoded by the coding sequence ATGAAGCCACAAGGGATTTCAGAAGAAGATATCAAGCTGAGGGCCTTTCCATTTTCATTAACTGGAGTAGCAAAAGATTGGCTGTATTATTTGCCACCAGGATACATCACTTCTTGGATAGATATGAAGAAGGCTTTCTTGGAGAAATTCTTTCCAGCTTCAAGGACTGCAATTATCAGGAAAAGTATCTGTGGGATTCAGCAAGTGGTGGGAGAGACATTATACGACTATTGGGAGCGATTCAAGAAATTATGTTCAAGTTGTCCTCAACACCAAATCAGTGAGCAGCTACTAGTCCAATACTTCTATGAGGGTTTGCTACCTATGGACAGAAGTATGATAGATGCAGCAGCTGGAGGAGCTTTAGTGAACAAGACTCCAGAACAAGCTAGGGAGCTTATTTCAAACATGGCAGAAAATTCACAACAATTTGGAAGTAGAGCTTTGACAACAAGAGGGGTTGGAGAGGTTCAAATGGTTTCCAATGAACAAAAGGAGATAAGAAGCTCATTATTGGAGTTAACATCTTTGGTAAAGCAATTGGCACTGAATAATGCTAATCAAGCTTCCATTTTGCCAAGTACACAGTTTCCATATCAATCGAAGGGAGTTTGTGGCATTTGTTCAAGCCAAGACCACAATTCAGAATTGTGTCCAAATCTTCATCAAGATGAGTCAGTAGCAGCATTTTCTAGAGCTCAGTTTCCTCAAAAATATGACCCCCACTCATCTACTTATAATCCTGGTTGGAGAGATCATCCTAATTTTAAGTATAGCAACTCATTCTATCGACAACCATTTTCAAATCAGCAGTTCAGCCACACTTCCAGCAATTTCCAGCAACCTCAGCAAAGTTTCCAGCAGCAAAATCAGCCTTTCCAGCAATATTATCAACCTGCAAATCAATTCCAGCAGCAATTTCAGCCTTTTCAGCAGTTTCCAAATCAAAATCAGCAATGGCAATTCCAAAATCAGGGAGTTCAGCAGGGGCAAAATGCAATCCAGAATGCACTTCCAGCACCTTCAAGGTTAAGTTTGACTCAAGGAAGTTCTAATAACTCTTCTAATTCCGATTCACAACAGAAGATGGATGATTTGTTGCAACAGATTTTGCAACAGCAGCAATTATTTTTACAGCAGCAGCAACATCAACAAAGGACAGATTCAGCTTTGCAAAATCTTGAAAGACAGATTAGCCAACTAGCAACAAACTTAAATCAAATGCAAGCTCAAGGTTCAAGCAAACTACCTTCTCAAACAATGCCAAACCCAAAGAATGTGAGTTCGTTGACTCTTCGAAGTGGAAGAACCATAACTGAACCAATGAAGAATATTCCAATTGGATCAGATTTTGTTGCACCAGCTTCGGACTCACAATCACCAGATCTTGTACCAAGAAAATTGAATTCAGAATCCACTCAACCAGTACAGAACAGTGGGAGAAATACAGCAGAACAGATTTCAACAGATTTTGGTTCAGCAGAACAAAATGATGCGCAATCAGCTCCAATTTCAGCTCAAAATGTAGAGAAAGAATCACAACAGCAAGGTACTGAGATTTCTGCTCCATTACCTTTTCCTCAAAGAAGAATCCAGCAAAAGAAACATGTTGAGGAAGAGAAAGCTAGGGAATttcaagaacttgttaatttgttTAGCAAAGTGGAGGTGAATGTGCCCTTGTTAACTATGATAGAGCAAGTTCCGAAATATGCAAAATTTCTCAAGGATGTATGTGTGCATAAGAAGAAATTAAAGGGAAATGAATTAGTTAGCATGGGAAAAAATGTTTCTGCTCTTATTCGACCTATTCCTCAGAAGTGTGATGATCCAGGAGTTTTCACTGTGCCATGTACTATTGGAAATTATGTATTTGTGGATGCTATGCTGGATTTAGGAGCTTCTATTAATGTAATGCCGAAATCAGTTTTTCTATCATTGGGTATTGGTCCTCTACAGCCTACGGGAGTAGTTATTCAGTTAGCCAACCGTAGTCAGGCTCATCCAACTGGAGTGATTGAGAATGTTTTGGTTAAGGTGAGTGACCTTATATTTCCAGCTGATTTCTACATTTTGGATATGGAAGGTGATGTATTAATGAATAGAGCTCCAATTATtttgggaagaccattccttaaGACTGCCAGAACCAAGATTGATGTGCATGCAGGAACTCTATCTATGGAGATtgctgatgtagttgttcaattcagTATTTTTGACACGATGCAACAAAAGAAGAGCCATTCTATTCTCAGTGTTTATAAATCTGAATGGCTGGATACTATGAATTTTGTTGATGAAGATTGTGAGGAAATTGTTTCAGACTCTGATGAATTGGGATGTAAATCCAAACACTCCGGAGGTTGTAGTGATAACAGGGAAATAGTTGAGGTAAGATCTGATTGTGGTCAAACTACTGTGGATGAAtctataagtgtaggggattgcaagGAATaa